In a genomic window of Chryseobacterium sp. G0162:
- a CDS encoding ABC transporter permease — protein sequence MKFPLYFSRKIAFSKDNKNNLSRVIIFIGRLSVALGIIVSLITVATGFGSKKAIKERLADFSGHITVRSTRSNSSYNTSVLDNQGLNIAKIKELPDVEIIQKYVTVTGIMRNEHNFAGIIFKGIGKDFDSLRFKKFLIAGTTPKVTEIGFNNDVAISQKIANDLHLKVNDSIVTVFLKADQKPLYRKFKIIGIYRTDIKLIDEQFVIGGINHARKIQDMKPDEIGGIDIFLKNVNDIDKDFPDIEKLIGYKNYAEKATEKFPQITDWISIFDTNIALIIIIMLVVVVINIIMVLLILIIERTNSIGLLKTLGASNAQIRATFINYTLIIMIPGLLYGNAIGLGLILIQKFFGVIKLNPENYYVSTVPVDLNPIAIISISLGILAISALALIIPSYLISKISPVKAIKYN from the coding sequence TTGAAGTTTCCTTTATATTTCTCTAGAAAAATAGCGTTTTCCAAAGATAACAAAAATAACCTATCAAGGGTTATCATCTTCATTGGCAGGCTTTCCGTAGCACTGGGAATTATTGTTTCTCTAATTACTGTAGCCACCGGATTCGGTTCTAAAAAAGCTATTAAAGAGAGACTGGCAGATTTCAGCGGACACATCACAGTAAGATCTACCCGATCCAACTCTTCCTATAATACTTCGGTTTTAGATAATCAGGGATTGAATATTGCCAAGATCAAAGAACTTCCGGATGTGGAAATTATCCAAAAATATGTAACGGTTACCGGAATTATGCGTAATGAACATAATTTTGCAGGAATTATATTTAAAGGAATTGGAAAGGATTTCGACAGTTTAAGGTTTAAAAAATTCCTAATTGCCGGAACTACACCCAAGGTGACAGAAATAGGGTTCAACAATGATGTTGCTATTTCACAAAAAATAGCCAATGATCTTCACCTTAAAGTCAATGACAGTATCGTTACCGTCTTCTTAAAAGCCGATCAAAAGCCTCTTTACCGAAAGTTTAAAATTATCGGAATCTACAGAACAGACATTAAGCTCATCGATGAACAGTTTGTAATTGGTGGAATCAATCATGCAAGAAAAATTCAGGATATGAAACCTGACGAAATTGGCGGAATTGATATTTTCCTGAAAAATGTCAATGATATTGATAAAGATTTCCCGGACATTGAAAAACTGATCGGATATAAAAACTATGCTGAAAAGGCAACAGAAAAATTTCCACAAATCACTGACTGGATAAGCATCTTTGATACCAATATTGCGCTCATCATCATCATCATGCTGGTTGTAGTGGTTATCAATATTATTATGGTCCTTCTGATCCTCATTATTGAAAGAACCAACTCCATCGGTTTACTTAAGACTTTAGGTGCAAGCAATGCTCAGATCAGGGCTACTTTTATCAATTATACCCTTATCATCATGATCCCAGGGCTTTTATATGGAAATGCTATTGGGTTGGGATTAATTCTTATCCAGAAATTCTTTGGAGTGATTAAGCTTAATCCGGAAAATTACTACGTAAGTACAGTACCGGTAGATCTTAACCCTATTGCTATCATTTCTATTTCATTAGGGATTTTGGCGATATCTGCTCTTGCCTTAATTATTCCGAGTTATCTGATCAGTAAGATTTCTCCGGTGAAAGCCATTAAGTATAATTAA
- a CDS encoding cysteine hydrolase family protein — protein MKLRDKKPALILIDIQKGFLDESYWGGNRNNREAEKISGKILERWRELNLPVFHIRHSSAHPQSKLHESDPGFEFNDHALPQNDECIITKNVNSAFIGTDLKEKLDFQGINTVVILGITTNHCVSTTTRMAGNFGYETYVISDATAAFDRVGIHGEKYDAELVHLMALANLHEEFSTVLNAEELLKKM, from the coding sequence ATGAAACTACGAGATAAAAAACCAGCTTTAATTCTTATTGATATTCAAAAAGGATTTCTTGATGAAAGCTATTGGGGTGGAAACAGAAATAATAGAGAAGCAGAAAAAATAAGTGGAAAAATATTGGAAAGATGGCGTGAATTGAATTTACCGGTATTTCATATCCGGCATAGCTCAGCCCATCCTCAATCTAAATTGCATGAATCTGATCCGGGATTTGAATTTAATGATCATGCCTTGCCTCAAAATGATGAGTGTATTATCACTAAAAATGTAAACAGTGCTTTTATAGGAACTGATTTGAAAGAAAAATTAGATTTTCAGGGAATAAATACTGTAGTTATTTTAGGAATTACAACCAATCATTGTGTTTCTACCACAACAAGAATGGCTGGGAATTTCGGATATGAAACTTATGTTATTTCAGATGCTACTGCGGCTTTTGACAGAGTGGGCATACATGGAGAAAAATACGACGCAGAATTGGTTCATCTCATGGCACTTGCCAATTTGCATGAAGAATTTTCAACTGTCCTGAATGCCGAAGAATTATTAAAAAAGATGTAG
- a CDS encoding PLP-dependent cysteine synthase family protein produces the protein MKYAKNILETIGNTPLVKLNNVLGEDFPALVLAKVETFNPGNSVKDRMALKMIEDAEKDGRLKPGGTIIEGTSGNTGMGLALAAIIKGYKCIFVTNSKQSKEKCDILRAVGAEVIVCPTDVKPTDPRSYYSVSKRLAKETENGWYVNQYDNLSNRTAHYESTAPEIWEQTEGKLTHFVAGAGTGGTITGCGTFFKEKNKDIKIIGVDTYGSILKEFHETGELHYDHAYTYITEGIGEDIIPENYDMSVIDHFEKVTDKDGAIYARKLAKEEGIFCGYSAGSAIASLIQMKDQFTKDDVIVVLLHDHGSRYVGKIYNDEWMKEMGWLE, from the coding sequence ATGAAATACGCAAAAAATATCCTTGAAACTATAGGAAACACACCATTGGTAAAACTTAACAATGTACTGGGTGAAGATTTTCCAGCATTAGTTTTAGCAAAAGTTGAGACATTCAACCCTGGAAACTCTGTAAAGGACAGAATGGCTCTTAAAATGATCGAAGATGCCGAGAAAGACGGCAGATTAAAACCTGGAGGAACCATTATTGAGGGAACTTCAGGAAATACAGGAATGGGATTGGCATTGGCTGCCATCATCAAAGGGTACAAATGTATCTTTGTTACCAATTCCAAACAATCTAAAGAAAAGTGTGATATTCTTCGTGCTGTAGGTGCTGAAGTAATTGTTTGCCCTACGGATGTGAAGCCTACAGATCCGCGCTCTTATTATTCTGTATCGAAAAGACTGGCTAAGGAAACAGAAAACGGTTGGTATGTAAACCAATATGACAATTTATCCAACAGAACTGCTCACTATGAGTCTACAGCACCTGAGATCTGGGAACAGACGGAAGGAAAACTGACTCACTTTGTAGCAGGAGCTGGAACAGGAGGAACTATTACAGGATGTGGAACGTTCTTCAAGGAAAAAAATAAGGATATTAAGATAATTGGAGTTGACACTTACGGTTCTATCCTTAAAGAATTCCACGAAACCGGAGAATTACACTACGACCACGCGTATACGTACATCACGGAAGGAATTGGAGAAGATATCATCCCTGAAAACTACGACATGTCTGTTATCGATCACTTTGAGAAAGTAACGGATAAAGACGGAGCGATCTATGCAAGGAAACTGGCTAAGGAAGAAGGAATTTTCTGTGGATATTCTGCAGGAAGTGCCATTGCCTCATTGATTCAGATGAAAGATCAGTTTACTAAAGATGATGTCATTGTCGTTTTACTTCATGACCACGGTTCAAGATATGTAGGAAAAATCTACAATGACGAGTGGATGAAGGAAATGGGCTGGCTGGAATAA
- a CDS encoding exo-beta-N-acetylmuramidase NamZ domain-containing protein, translating into MNLDFKIKNLLLICLIFLGVFNQYYSQTQVQPDFKTGADQPELYLPLLKDKTIGVVTNQTGLMSDRTHLVDFLVKNGVKIKAIFAPEHGFRGDADAGAKVKNGVDVKTGIPIVSLYASNKKPKPEQLAGIDLVVFDIQDVGVRFYTYISTLTYLMEAGAENNVEVMVLDRPNPHDGYTDGPVLRKKWASFVGMHEVPVVYGLTIGEYGKMVNGEKWLKNGVQAKYTLIPMKNYHKKQRYLMLDKPSPNLPNDKAINLYPSLCFFEGTQVSVGRGTDQPFQIYGSPWTENLPYKFTPKPSYGAKDPFLNGKLCYGEDLSNYPKDLRELNLEWVIKAYQNYKNPQLDFFLKNLWFDTLSGTDEFRKQIIAGKSIPEIKASWKKDLEDFEKIRTRYMVYED; encoded by the coding sequence ATGAATTTAGATTTCAAAATTAAAAATTTACTTCTGATTTGCCTAATTTTTTTAGGAGTATTCAACCAATATTATTCTCAAACTCAAGTTCAGCCGGATTTTAAAACCGGGGCAGATCAGCCTGAGCTTTATCTACCTCTATTGAAGGATAAAACCATTGGAGTAGTGACGAATCAGACAGGCTTAATGAGTGACAGAACTCATTTGGTAGATTTTTTAGTCAAGAATGGAGTAAAAATCAAAGCTATTTTTGCGCCTGAACATGGTTTCAGAGGAGATGCTGATGCAGGAGCAAAAGTAAAAAATGGAGTAGACGTGAAGACCGGAATTCCTATTGTTTCCCTGTATGCCAGTAATAAAAAACCAAAGCCTGAACAATTGGCAGGAATAGATCTTGTAGTTTTTGATATTCAGGATGTGGGTGTAAGATTTTATACTTACATTTCTACGTTAACTTATTTAATGGAAGCGGGTGCTGAAAATAATGTTGAAGTAATGGTCCTGGACCGTCCCAATCCACATGATGGATATACTGACGGACCTGTTTTGAGAAAAAAATGGGCTAGTTTTGTGGGAATGCACGAGGTTCCGGTTGTTTATGGGCTGACTATTGGTGAGTATGGAAAAATGGTGAATGGAGAAAAGTGGCTGAAAAATGGAGTTCAGGCAAAATATACCTTAATCCCAATGAAGAACTACCACAAAAAACAACGTTATCTGATGCTGGATAAGCCATCACCGAATTTGCCTAATGATAAAGCAATTAATTTATACCCAAGTTTGTGTTTTTTTGAAGGGACCCAGGTTTCTGTAGGAAGAGGAACGGATCAGCCTTTCCAGATCTATGGTTCACCATGGACTGAAAATCTTCCATACAAATTTACTCCAAAGCCAAGCTACGGAGCAAAAGATCCATTTTTGAACGGGAAATTATGTTATGGTGAAGACTTGTCCAATTATCCTAAGGATTTAAGAGAATTGAATCTTGAATGGGTAATCAAGGCTTATCAAAACTACAAAAATCCTCAGCTGGATTTCTTTTTGAAAAATCTTTGGTTTGATACTCTTTCCGGGACTGATGAATTCAGAAAGCAGATTATTGCTGGAAAATCAATTCCGGAAATTAAAGCTTCGTGGAAAAAAGATCTGGAAGATTTTGAAAAGATTAGAACCCGATATATGGTGTACGAAGATTAA
- a CDS encoding alpha/beta hydrolase, which yields MDLNRINKELKACIDNVPYSLEIDENIFLNAPEVLQKERIEFAETHPVHRPDSIKVKDIFIPSLVDGREIRLHIYQPEQYDRNRTLIYFHGGGYVFGLPEQVDSQMFEIADELRATIISVDYRLSPQHRFPVPILDGFDALKWVIGEGERQLGINVEQITIMGASAGGHLAAAVTQMAADQNINNIKHQFLLYPVIHNKLNTPSMQEFTDSPLWSRRYAEIAWQHFLDKENRGKSIMYSDLTLYRNFSVLPQTTIVACELDPLRDEGIEFSQLLYQAGVATELWVVPGAVHVFDLFDCSLTDEYKKFMMSRLFK from the coding sequence ATGGATTTAAATAGAATTAATAAGGAGCTGAAAGCATGTATTGATAATGTTCCGTATTCATTGGAAATCGATGAGAATATATTTTTGAATGCTCCAGAAGTGCTCCAAAAGGAAAGAATAGAATTTGCAGAAACTCATCCTGTTCACCGACCAGATTCTATCAAGGTAAAAGATATTTTCATCCCAAGTTTGGTGGATGGCAGAGAAATACGGCTTCATATTTATCAACCTGAGCAGTATGACAGGAATAGAACATTGATTTATTTTCACGGCGGTGGTTATGTTTTCGGCTTGCCGGAACAGGTAGACAGCCAAATGTTTGAGATTGCTGATGAATTACGGGCAACAATTATATCTGTAGATTACAGATTGTCTCCTCAGCATCGGTTTCCCGTTCCTATTTTAGACGGTTTTGATGCCTTGAAATGGGTGATTGGAGAAGGAGAAAGACAGTTGGGAATAAATGTTGAACAGATTACCATAATGGGGGCAAGCGCTGGTGGGCATTTAGCTGCAGCGGTCACTCAGATGGCTGCCGATCAGAATATTAATAATATAAAACATCAGTTTTTATTGTATCCGGTCATTCATAATAAGCTGAATACTCCTTCTATGCAAGAATTTACAGATTCACCGTTATGGAGTAGAAGATATGCTGAAATAGCATGGCAGCATTTTCTGGACAAAGAAAATAGAGGAAAAAGCATAATGTATTCAGATCTTACCCTCTATCGTAACTTTTCTGTGTTACCTCAAACTACAATTGTAGCTTGTGAACTAGATCCTTTGAGAGATGAAGGTATTGAGTTTTCCCAACTTTTATATCAGGCAGGTGTTGCTACTGAATTATGGGTAGTTCCCGGAGCAGTACATGTATTTGATCTTTTTGATTGTTCTTTGACCGATGAATACAAAAAGTTTATGATGAGCAGACTTTTTAAATAA
- a CDS encoding DUF3575 domain-containing protein produces MKYRVLMGALAFLSIGSLKAQEQDQSEEKSLYVKGNALFLPIGILNLGVEKQISPKYTLQGDVFISPWKSFSGHELQFYSVSAEGRYYFKEAFKHWYIGANVSVAAYNAQKWNYWNDNSVSVADNGETFIISNLYQRGFSIMLGVTGGYQFQLSERWNLDLYATIGTAQSFYKGYDRTTGKRYDIGVEGLNKSGEILPYRGGVMISYKFK; encoded by the coding sequence ATGAAATACAGAGTATTAATGGGAGCTTTGGCATTTCTGAGCATAGGTTCACTAAAAGCTCAGGAGCAAGATCAAAGCGAAGAGAAAAGTTTGTATGTAAAAGGTAATGCTCTTTTTTTACCAATAGGTATTCTCAATCTCGGCGTAGAAAAGCAGATTAGTCCCAAATATACTCTTCAGGGAGATGTCTTTATCTCACCATGGAAGTCTTTTTCAGGACATGAATTGCAATTTTACTCTGTTTCTGCTGAAGGAAGATATTATTTCAAAGAAGCTTTCAAACACTGGTATATTGGAGCTAACGTCTCTGTTGCTGCTTATAATGCACAGAAATGGAATTACTGGAATGACAATAGCGTCTCTGTAGCAGACAACGGAGAAACTTTTATTATTTCAAATCTGTATCAAAGAGGTTTTTCTATTATGTTAGGAGTCACAGGAGGTTATCAATTTCAGTTATCTGAAAGATGGAATCTTGATCTTTATGCCACTATTGGAACTGCACAAAGTTTTTATAAAGGGTATGACAGAACTACAGGAAAACGTTATGACATTGGGGTAGAAGGACTTAATAAAAGTGGTGAAATTTTGCCTTACAGAGGTGGAGTTATGATCTCTTACAAATTTAAATAA
- a CDS encoding winged helix-turn-helix transcriptional regulator yields the protein MSIKETSTNNENKKTLESSCSEIYAVNLISGRWILSICYHLKQEKLRFFELKNRIPNISERMLTLQLKKMEQENLVVKTVYAEVPLRVEYELSEIGKKLLPVLSQLEVWGKEHKESKKKE from the coding sequence ATGAGTATTAAAGAAACATCCACCAATAACGAGAATAAAAAAACGCTAGAATCCAGCTGTTCTGAAATTTATGCAGTGAATCTTATCAGTGGTCGATGGATCCTTTCTATCTGCTATCATCTCAAACAAGAAAAGCTAAGATTTTTTGAACTGAAAAACAGAATTCCCAATATTTCCGAAAGAATGCTTACGCTTCAGCTCAAAAAAATGGAACAGGAAAACCTGGTAGTGAAAACAGTGTATGCTGAGGTTCCTCTCAGAGTAGAATATGAATTATCTGAAATAGGAAAAAAATTGCTTCCTGTCTTAAGCCAATTGGAAGTTTGGGGCAAGGAACATAAAGAGTCTAAGAAAAAGGAATAA
- a CDS encoding histidine kinase encodes MSISFKHALSQKSIYVAALSTCLIAVVAFAVLSLLIAEDNRKNNEDFAKKTFFRKYESVESEFRNIEDYQYLLRELIQKDGLKNYRDYSLVLNDLNKKRNLLTYSWYYYDNSNTGKYESNNPLSGLFKERNKTENSITIQNNGSGHFKDLLISRKDSMYWVSYDSLVLPEKNILYYGSTVSLDDLHQYFTNVDKSSNTYAYVFTKEGICITHPEKKYIGKNVFNFTDIQSKDTLCSSTKSGYTEGVASSEYLGMEVTRFIKPLKTDNFDGYAVVNHVNFIIDENTNKVKAYTVYIFLAALFLIVTVFILFQRSTNIAYREKEKIQSEKNLLFIENEKMHKAEVINQLQQLKNNINPHFLFNSLNSLYMLIGINKDNAQKFTMNLSKIYRYLIVPPKENIVAVAKEIDFIQKYMELLKSRFDEELNFQLVIKNPESLKKRIPYLSLQIVTENAIKHNVATIDQPLEITIEVDEKGVTVRNTYQPKTEAVLGEKFGIDYLNQVYEYFKQNSLHISVDGENFICFLPLMN; translated from the coding sequence TTGAGTATTAGCTTTAAACACGCCTTATCCCAAAAATCTATTTACGTTGCCGCTTTATCCACCTGCCTGATTGCAGTAGTGGCTTTTGCAGTTTTAAGCCTTTTAATTGCCGAAGATAACCGTAAAAATAATGAGGATTTTGCAAAAAAAACATTTTTCAGGAAATATGAATCTGTAGAAAGTGAATTCAGGAATATTGAAGATTATCAGTATCTGCTTCGTGAATTGATTCAAAAAGACGGATTGAAAAACTATAGAGATTATTCTTTGGTTTTAAATGATTTGAATAAAAAAAGAAACCTGTTAACATACAGCTGGTATTATTATGACAATAGTAACACCGGAAAATATGAAAGTAATAACCCTCTATCCGGTCTTTTCAAAGAGAGGAATAAAACAGAAAACTCTATCACCATACAAAATAATGGTTCCGGACATTTTAAAGACCTTCTGATAAGCCGTAAAGATAGTATGTACTGGGTAAGTTATGACTCTCTTGTACTGCCAGAAAAAAATATTCTTTATTACGGTTCTACAGTAAGTTTAGATGATCTTCATCAATATTTTACCAATGTAGATAAAAGTTCGAATACGTATGCCTACGTTTTTACTAAAGAAGGAATTTGTATTACCCATCCTGAAAAGAAGTACATCGGGAAAAATGTTTTCAATTTTACAGATATTCAATCGAAGGATACTTTGTGTAGTAGTACAAAATCAGGATACACAGAAGGAGTTGCTAGTTCAGAGTATTTGGGGATGGAAGTTACACGCTTTATAAAACCTTTGAAAACAGATAACTTTGACGGGTATGCGGTGGTGAATCATGTCAATTTTATCATTGATGAAAATACAAATAAGGTGAAAGCTTATACCGTTTATATATTTCTGGCTGCCTTATTTCTTATTGTAACGGTTTTTATTTTATTCCAGCGGTCTACAAATATAGCTTACAGGGAAAAAGAAAAAATACAGTCTGAAAAAAATCTGCTGTTTATTGAGAATGAAAAAATGCACAAGGCAGAAGTGATTAACCAGCTTCAGCAGCTTAAGAATAATATCAATCCGCATTTTCTGTTCAATTCATTGAACTCTCTTTATATGCTGATAGGAATTAATAAAGACAATGCCCAGAAATTTACCATGAATCTTTCAAAAATCTATAGGTACCTGATTGTTCCGCCTAAGGAAAATATTGTAGCTGTTGCCAAAGAGATTGATTTTATTCAGAAATATATGGAACTTCTGAAAAGCAGGTTTGATGAAGAACTGAATTTTCAACTGGTTATAAAAAATCCTGAAAGTTTAAAGAAACGAATCCCGTATTTGTCACTTCAGATTGTAACGGAAAATGCTATAAAACACAATGTTGCGACCATAGATCAACCCTTGGAAATTACGATAGAAGTGGATGAGAAAGGAGTTACTGTGAGGAATACTTATCAGCCCAAAACGGAGGCTGTTCTGGGAGAGAAATTCGGAATTGATTATTTGAATCAGGTTTATGAATATTTTAAACAAAATTCGCTTCATATTTCTGTAGATGGTGAAAACTTTATATGTTTTTTGCCATTAATGAATTAA
- a CDS encoding thioredoxin family protein, producing the protein MKKIISGISIFCSIVISAQETIQFQELPFKEIIAKAKKEKKLVFIDAYASWCGPCKMMEKNVFPQKSVSEYFNTNFINARFDMEKGEGRDLASKFGVRSYPTYLFLNGEGELVSRNTGYMEESMFVAMAQDINSQGNKKGSLKERFANGEKDPEFLINIMKLNSDTDYGFAKKASERYFENKKAADPLSKDEIGFMLFFLKSTEDSNYKAFASRKAEIIKYLPEETYNEFDAQLKLSKIVEQSIDDKNKKINDEYFMKMAEPLVGKQTAMTKLNQTKLTYYERNANFPEYEKAALDYYKASDTFNPDELLRAAWVFVDNIQTPSSLKKATEWAEKSVMMGENSENTYILAKLYFLTGNKEMAKNYAEMSRNIAIQAKRDSKLAEELLNKIK; encoded by the coding sequence ATGAAGAAGATCATCTCCGGGATATCTATTTTTTGCTCTATTGTCATCTCTGCTCAGGAGACCATACAGTTTCAGGAACTACCATTTAAGGAAATTATCGCAAAAGCCAAAAAAGAAAAGAAATTGGTTTTTATTGATGCTTATGCTTCCTGGTGTGGCCCATGCAAAATGATGGAAAAAAATGTTTTTCCTCAGAAATCAGTGAGTGAATATTTCAATACCAATTTCATCAATGCAAGATTTGATATGGAAAAAGGAGAAGGAAGAGATCTTGCATCTAAATTTGGTGTACGATCCTATCCCACTTATCTTTTCCTAAATGGCGAAGGCGAGCTTGTTTCCAGAAATACAGGCTATATGGAAGAAAGTATGTTTGTAGCAATGGCCCAGGATATCAATTCACAAGGAAATAAAAAAGGATCTCTGAAAGAAAGATTTGCTAACGGAGAAAAAGATCCAGAGTTTCTAATCAATATTATGAAACTTAACTCCGATACAGATTACGGGTTTGCAAAAAAGGCTTCTGAAAGATACTTTGAAAATAAAAAAGCAGCTGACCCTCTTTCAAAAGATGAAATAGGATTTATGCTATTTTTCCTGAAATCTACAGAAGATTCCAACTATAAAGCTTTTGCTTCCAGAAAAGCAGAGATCATCAAATACCTTCCTGAAGAAACGTACAACGAATTTGATGCCCAATTAAAGCTTTCAAAAATTGTAGAACAGTCCATTGATGATAAGAACAAAAAAATCAATGATGAGTACTTTATGAAAATGGCTGAACCATTGGTAGGAAAACAAACAGCGATGACGAAGCTCAATCAGACCAAGCTTACCTATTACGAACGAAATGCCAATTTTCCGGAATACGAAAAAGCAGCATTGGATTATTACAAAGCTTCGGATACATTTAACCCTGATGAACTTTTAAGAGCAGCATGGGTATTTGTTGATAACATCCAAACACCATCTTCATTAAAGAAAGCAACCGAATGGGCTGAAAAATCGGTGATGATGGGAGAAAATTCAGAAAACACTTATATCCTGGCTAAACTTTATTTCTTAACAGGAAATAAAGAAATGGCCAAAAATTACGCTGAAATGTCTAGGAATATAGCTATTCAGGCTAAAAGAGATTCCAAATTAGCGGAGGAATTATTAAATAAAATAAAATAA